The nucleotide sequence TTTTTTCGCACCATCCGGACAAAATCCGCAAACAGATACGGCACTCCGTTCCAAACACCCAATAACGAAGAAAAAGCGGCTGACCAGGCGCCGATTAAAAACAGCCAGCGGGCAAAAGAACCAAATTCATCGCTGTACAGATTCGAGAGCGACACCAGCCCTTCCTCGCCGTTGATTTCAATGCCGGTGCCGAATAAGAATTCCGCTCCGACGACCAAAAGCGATAAGGTGAAAATTGCTGTAATGATGTAGCCCGTAGCAGAGTCCATGCGCATCATCGGGATCCAGGATTTGCCCTCCCAATTTTTTTCGCGGATCCAGTAGCCGTAGGACGCCATCGTAATTGTTCCTCCCACACCGCCGAGCAGGCCTAAAACCAGCAGCAGCGAACTTCCGCCGGTCCGTGGGACAAAGCCGCTTACAATGTTGCCGATATCCGGCAGAAGGATCACTGCAGAACCCACCACCGTAATAAACATGAGGCCCACCATGAAAGTCATCACTTTTTCAAAGAGTTGATAATGCCCGAGCATCACCAAAGCCAGCCCCGCCAATCCGTGTATCACCGCCCATGCCCAGAGCGGCATAATCGGGAACATGGTGACCATCATGATGGCGCTTGTCGACATGGCGGCGGCTCCGTAACTGAATCCCCAAATGATGGAGTAGACGCCGAAATAGCCGGTCGCCCATTTTCCGAGTGAATGCCAGCCTTCCAAAATCGACTGTCCTGTGGCAAGCTGCCATCGCCCCATTCCTTCGGTAAAGTAAAACTTGAACAACGACCCGAGCAGAATCGCCCATCCGAGCGTCATGCCAAAAGCCGCGCCGGCCACAAGAGCCGCAATCAAATCGCCGGTCCCGACGCCGGTTGCAGCGGTTACAAATCCTGGTCCGACTAATTTGGCTTTCCCTGTAAATGTCTTTGGCGGAGCAGGTACTGAGTTTTCAGTGCGAGAAATTGTAGACATGCAATAACCTCCCTGTACGTTTTTTATTGCACCAAAACTAGGTCCGTTTTGTGGCGAGCTTCAGGATGTATGCGTGCAGTGATTTTTCTAAAAGCTTTTTTCATTGCTGCTCGTTTCTTCAACTGCTGTTTACATAAATTATAAAACAAGTGAATCTAAAATTGATAGAATTTTCAATAAAAAGGTATCCCGTTAAATGGAGCAGTCAAAACAGCTAACTAGTTCCTCTTTTATTTTTCACATAAAAACCCCGATCTTTAGACTGACATAGCGATTTGAGACACATATAAAACACCTTTATTAGGCTGCTTGCGCCCCAAATTCCTTGGGTGCCAGGTAGCCTAATTTTTCGAGAATCCGGTCTTCGTTGTAGTAGCGCATATATTCGTTTACTTTCTCGACGACTTGAAAGTTGTTCAACGAATTGAATTTGACGTATTGAAATTCTTCCGACTTGATATTCGAATGGAACGATTCAATCACTGCGTTATCCCAACAGTTTCCGCGCCGCGACATGCTGCTCACGGCGTGTTTCTCCTGAATCAAATTCTGATAGGCAGACGACGTGTAGACGCTGCCTTGATCGGAATGGATGGTAATCCCCTCGGGATAGCTCCGCAGTTTCAGCGCCTCCTTCAATGTATCGATAACGAGCGGCGTCTGCTGATGGTCGTAGAGCTTGTACGCAACGATTTCGTTGTTGTATAGGTCCATGATTGTCGACAAGTAAAGCGTCGAACTTCCGTATTGGATATAGGTAATATCCGTCACCCATTTCTCGTTAGGGGCAGCGGCAGTAAAATTCCGTTCCAACCGGTTCGGTGCCACAATGACCGATTCCCCCTGTGATTTCCATTTCCGTTTCTTCTTCACCCGGCATTGCAGGTTGTGTTTTTGCATGATGCGCTGAACGGTATTGCGATGTCTCGTGGTCTTGTAGTCTTTTTGGAGTAGTTTCTTGATTTTCCGATGGCCAAAGCGGTATTTCGTTTTCTTACATATCGCGATAATATCTTTCTCTACTTGTGTCATGTCACTGGTAGGGCCGTCGGCCATCCACCGGTAATAGGTGGAACGTGGCACACCTAATGCAGAAAGAATCACCGAGACGGTATACTTCTTGCGGTAGGTCTCCACAAGTTGAAGAACTACTTGTTTTCCAACTCCTTTTTGATCTCCAAATACTTTTTTAAGATGTCATTCTCCATTTTCAAATGCGCATTTTGGCGATCTTTCTTTTCCACTTCACTGGCGAATTCCGGTCCGTGTCCAAAGCTATATTGCTTGCCAATTGGCTGGTCAAAACGATGAATTTCATTATTCCGATACCATCTCATCCAGGTCTTAATTTGGGAATAGTTTTTAATCCCATACTTCTCCATAATCTCCTTGTTGGTTAACTCCCCATTCATCTTATCTTTTACAACAGCCCATTTAATCTCGCTAGAATATACGTTTTTGCCCATGCAAAAACACCTCCGATTTGTGTACTTGTTAAAAGTGTACCATCTCGAAGGTGTTTTATATTGTCCCATTTAATTATGTTAGTCTACTTCTCTTGGAGAAAATCGGGGTTCCGGAGCAGCAGATGGCTAGTGCATCGGCATTTATAGATAAACGATGTAAATCAATGCCGCAAGGACGATTCGGTAAATCGCAAAAGGCACCAATTTAATTTTATCGATCAATTTCAAGAAGAACTTGACGACGACGAGCGCCACGATAAAGGCACTGATGAAACCGACGATAAAGAACGGAAGGGCATCCATCGTGAAGTATTCCCAGTTTTTCAACAGTGACAGGCCGCTGGCGCCCAGCATGATCGGCACCGCCATGATGAACGTGAAGTCAGCCGCCGAGTGGTGGCTCATTCTCAGCAATACCCCACCGGCAATTGTTGAACCGGAACGCGAGAATCCTGGCCAGAGGCCGAGACACTGGAACAGACCCATTCCGAATGCCTGCTTGTAGGTCATTTGGTCAACCGTGTCGATATGCGGTTTTTTCTTGGTGACGAAGTCGGCAATCAGCATCAGGATCGCGCCAAGCACCAGGCCGATGATGACCGTTTCCACAGAAAACAAATATTCATCTATGTAATCTTCGAACAACAAGCCGAGAACTCCGGCCGGGATTAATCCGACAATTACTTTTGTTA is from Planococcus liqunii and encodes:
- a CDS encoding undecaprenyl-diphosphate phosphatase, yielding MQLWELFVAMVLGIVEGLTEFAPVSSTGHMIIVDDIWLNSKELYTEPVANTFKVVIQLGSILAVVIVFKDRFKDLLGLNRKETAGKKQRLSLTKVIVGLIPAGVLGLLFEDYIDEYLFSVETVIIGLVLGAILMLIADFVTKKKPHIDTVDQMTYKQAFGMGLFQCLGLWPGFSRSGSTIAGGVLLRMSHHSAADFTFIMAVPIMLGASGLSLLKNWEYFTMDALPFFIVGFISAFIVALVVVKFFLKLIDKIKLVPFAIYRIVLAALIYIVYL
- a CDS encoding Nramp family divalent metal transporter, with the protein product MSTISRTENSVPAPPKTFTGKAKLVGPGFVTAATGVGTGDLIAALVAGAAFGMTLGWAILLGSLFKFYFTEGMGRWQLATGQSILEGWHSLGKWATGYFGVYSIIWGFSYGAAAMSTSAIMMVTMFPIMPLWAWAVIHGLAGLALVMLGHYQLFEKVMTFMVGLMFITVVGSAVILLPDIGNIVSGFVPRTGGSSLLLVLGLLGGVGGTITMASYGYWIREKNWEGKSWIPMMRMDSATGYIITAIFTLSLLVVGAEFLFGTGIEINGEEGLVSLSNLYSDEFGSFARWLFLIGAWSAAFSSLLGVWNGVPYLFADFVRMVRKKGAHSDRKVSKKDFAYRAYLLWLTFPPMLLLFFGQPVLLVILYGALGALFMPFLAISLMLLLNSKRVDREFRNGWITNTVLTACVVVFVYLGAVELMKLL
- a CDS encoding IS3 family transposase (programmed frameshift), producing the protein MGKNVYSSEIKWAVVKDKMNGELTNKEIMEKYGIKNYSQIKTWMRWYRNNEIHRFDQPIGKQYSFGHGPEFASEVEKKDRQNAHLKMENDILKKVFGDQKGVGKQVVLQLVETYRKKYTVSVILSALGVPRSTYYRWMADGPTSDMTQVEKDIIAICKKTKYRFGHRKIKKLLQKDYKTTRHRNTVQRIMQKHNLQCRVKKKRKWKSQGESVIVAPNRLERNFTAAAPNEKWVTDITYIQYGSSTLYLSTIMDLYNNEIVAYKLYDHQQTPLVIDTLKEALKLRSYPEGITIHSDQGSVYTSSAYQNLIQEKHAVSSMSRRGNCWDNAVIESFHSNIKSEEFQYVKFNSLNNFQVVEKVNEYMRYYNEDRILEKLGYLAPKEFGAQAA